Genomic DNA from Corallococcus silvisoli:
ACCCTTCGACTTTCCAGCGGCCATAACGTGTCCCGAGTCTCCTAACCGGCCAGGGGCATGTTGTCGATGAGCCGCGTGGCCCCCGAGAAGGCCGCCACCAACATGCGCGCCGTCTGCCCGGGCGCCACCGTCCCCAGGGGCGAGAGCGTCCCCGCGTCCCGTACCTCGACGTAGTCCTCGCGCAGGTCCGCCGCCTTCAATTCGCGGCGGGCGGCCTCCACCAGGGCCCCCGTGTCCCGGGTGCCAGCGGCGAGCAGGGCCTGCGCCGCCCGGATGCCCTTCGACAGGGCCAGGGCCCGCTGCCGCTCCTCGGCGGACAGGTAGGCGTTGCGGCTGCTCATCGCGAGCCCGTCCGCTTCGCGCACCGTGGGCATGCCCACGATGTCCGCCCCCAGGTGCAGGTCGCGGTTGAGCGCGCGGATGACCTGGAGCTGCTGGTAGTCCTTCTCCCCGAAGAGCGCCACCTTCGGGCGGAAGAGCGACAGGAGCTGCGTGACGATGGTGGCGACGCCCCGGAAGTGTCCGGGACGCCGCTCGCCGCACAGCCCCTGGCTGACCTCCGTGACGTCCACGTAGGTCTGGTAGCCAGGGGGGTACATCGCCGCGGGCTCGGGCGCGAACACGGCGGTGACGCCCGCGCTCGCGCACTTGCCCAGGTCCCCCTCGAAGTCGCGCGGGTAGCGCGCCAGGTCCTCGCGGGGACCGAACTGCGTGGGGTTCACGAAGATGGAGGCGGCCACCACGTCCGCGCGACGGCCGCCCTCCCTCATGAGCGAGACATGGCCCTCATGAAGGAAGCCCATGGTGGGCACGAGCGCCAGGCTCCGGCCCTCCTGCTGGAGGGTGGACACCCAGGCCTTCACTTCCGGCACCGTGCGCAGGACGTGAGGGGCCATGGCTAGACCGGCGCCCCGTAGATGCCGCCGACCTTCTCCACCGGCTCACCCGGCGCTTCCGCGTCCGGCGTCACCGGCGTGGGCGTCACCAGCCGGATGCCCTTGGTCGCCTTGAAGCTGTGCTCCTCGTCCGGGAACGAGCCCCCGCGCACTTCGGAGAAGAACGTACCCGCGGCCTCCGTGATGTTCCCGTGCAGGTTGGCGAAGCGCTTGACGAACTTCGGCTTGAAGTCCGGGTTCATGCCCAACAGGTCGTAGCAGACCAGCACCTGTCCATCGCAGTGCTTGCCCGCGCCGATGCCGATGGTGGGGATCTTCAGGCTCTGCGTGATGGTGCGCGCCAACTCCAGCGGCACGCCCTCCAGCACCAGCGCGTAGGCGCCGGCGGCCTCCAGCGCGAGCGCGTCGTCCAGCATGCGGCGCGCGGCGTCCTCGTCGCGGCCCTGAACCACGTAGCCCCCCATCTTGTGCACCGACTGAGGCGTCAGCCCCAGGTGGCCCATGACGGGGATGCTGGCGCGCACGATGGCGCGCACCGTGTCGGCGAACTCCGCGCCGCCCTCCAGCTTCACGCTGCCGACGTTGCCTTCGGCGACGAGCCGCCCGGCGTTGCGCACCGCCTCCTGCGTCGAGACCTGGTAGCTCATGAACGGCAGGTCGCCCACCACGTGCGCCCGCTTCGCGCCGCGGCTCACCGCCGCCGAGTGGTAGACCATCTGGTCCATGGTGACGGGCAGCGTGGACTCCTGGCCCTGGATGACCATGCCGAGCGAGTCACCGACCAGCAGCACGTCCGCTCCCCCTTCATCGAGGATGCGCGCGAACGTCGCGTCGTACGCGGTGACCATGCAGATCTTCTGACCGGACTGCTTCAGGCGCTTCAGCGTGTGGATGGTGACCTTGTCCTTCACGGTTCACCTCCTGTGTGTGAGACGGGTGGGACAGCCGCGTGGCACCTCGGGCCCCTCACCGTCCCCAAGGGGATCGCCGGAGGCCAGGGGTTCCACGCGGATGCACTCTAACGCCGTCGGGGCCGCGTGGGGGGATCACCGCACGCCGACCGGCCAGGCGGGCGTCGCCCGTCAGCCCCGCCGGGAGGACCGGGGGACGTAGTGCTGCACACCGGACTTCGCGGACTGGATGGCCTCCATCAGGTCCTCGCGGTCCGCTTCGTTGTGCACGAAGTCGATGTCCGACGTGTTCACCACCAGGAGCGGCGTGTCCGCGTAGTGCGCGAAGAAGTCGTTGTAGGCGTGCGTGAGCGACTCCAGGTAGCCCGCGTCGAACTTGCGCTCGAATTCGCGGCCGCGCTTCTTGATGCGATGCAGCAGCACGTCCAGCTGGGCCTGGAGATAGATGACCAGGTCGGGCTGGGGGACGCGGGGCCCCAGGGCCTCGAAGACGCGGTCGTAGAGGGCCAGCTCGTCCGACGCCAGCGTGAGGTTGGCGAAGATGCGGTCCTTGGCGAACAGGTAGTCGCTCACCGTGACGGCGCGGAAGAGGTCCTGCTGGAAGAGCTCCTGCTGCTGGCGGAAGCGCGACAGCAGGAAGAACACCTGCGTCTGGAACGCGAACTTCTGCCGGTCCGCGTAGAAGCTGGAGAGGAAGGGGTTCTCCTCCACGACCTCCAGGATGCGGCGGCTGCCCAGGCGCTCCGTGAGGAGGTTGGTGAGGCTCGTCTTGCCCACGCCGATGGGGCCTTCGACGACGATGTAGCGGTGGTCCATCGGCCCGAGGCCTCCGCCCCCGGAATCAACACATGCGCCACATGCGCGCGCGGGGGGCGGATAACACAACCATGCCCCCGTGCATCCGGCAATTTTCGCCGGACCATCCCGCTCTTGCACCGTCCGGAGCCATCCCCTACGGTGCCCGCGAACACGCTTCACGTAAAACGCGGGACAGCGGGAGTCAGCGGCCAGATGCGCGGCAGGCAGCGGGTGAAGACGGTGGTGGACCTGGTGGAGCCCACGGAAGCGGCGCCCGCCGCCCGTCCAGCCACGGCCCCGCCCGCGCCTCCGGTGGACGTGGACCCACTCTATGGAGTGGCCCTGCTCAAGACGGCCTTCGAGCTGAAGCGCCGGCCGGAGGGCTCCGTCGAAGAGGTGCTGAGCGCGGTGCTCGCGCGCCTGCGCATCGACGAGGACGAGTTCCGCGCCTTCCTCTCCCAGCAGGGGGGGCTCCTGGCCGTGCTGGGCCAGAAGCGCTGAAGTCCCCTACTCCGCGCCGTCCCCTTCGGCGTCTTCCGGCGCGTCGGGAGGCGGAGGCGTCGTGGCGGCGACGGGCCCCAGGGCGCGCTCGATGGCGGCGAACTCCTCGGGGGCCAGCGTCTCCGCGCGGCGGCCCGGATCGACGCCCGCCGTCTGGAGCGCGGCGAGCAACACCTCGGGCGGCGCGAGCCCCTTGTCGGACTTGAGCGAGTTGATGAGCGTCTTGCGGCGCTGGGCGAAGCCGGCCTTCACCAGCCGGGTGAAGCGGGCCTCGTCCACCAGCGGCGCGCGGGGCTTCGAGAGCCGCGTCAGGCGCAGCACTGCGGAGTCCACCTTCGGGGGCGGGTGGAAGCGCCACGCCTCCAGCGTGAGCACCTGCTCCACGTCGAAGTGCAGGCCGAGCAGCACCGTGAGCAACCCGTAGTCGCGGTTGCCAGGCTCGGCGGCCAGCCGCACCACCACCTCCTTCTGGAGGGTGAAGACGGCGCGCGAGATGTGGGCGCGCTGCGCGAGCACCTGGAAGAGGATGGGGCTGGTGAGGTGGTACGGCAGGTTGCCCACCAGGGCGATGTCGGGCGCGCCGGCCACCTGCGCGAAGTCGACCGTGGCGGCGTTGCCGGGCACCACGCGCACGCCGGGGATGGCCTCCTTCTCCAGCACGGCCACCATGTCGCGGTCGCGCTCCACGGCGGTGACGCGCGCGCCGGTGGCGGCCAGGAAGCGCGTGAGGTGGCCCAGGCCCGGGCCCAGCTCCACCACGGGCTCGCCCTCGCGCAGCGCGAGCGCGTCCGCGATGGACTGGAGCGCGTCCGGATCTCCGAGGAAGTTCTGGCCCCAGCTGTGCTTGGCGCGCAGTCCGTGGCGCTTGAGGATGTCGCGCGGCGATTCCACTTGAAGCCCCTACTCCATGCGCCAGGCGGGGTCGGCCGCGAGGCGGAAGTCACCGCGCAAGCCGCGGCGCCATGCTTCATACCCCGCGACGGCGATCATCGCGCCATTGTCCGTGCACAGGCGCACCGGGGGCAGGAACATGCGCAGGCCGCGCTCCTCCGCGCGGGCCTTGCACAGGGCCCTCAGCCGCGAGTTCGCCGCCACGCCGCCGCACAGCACGAGCTGCGTGTGGCCCAGCCTCCGCGCCGCCGCGACCAGCTTCTTCGACAGCACGTCCGCCACCGCCTCCTGGAAGGACGCGCACAGGTCGTGAAGTGCCTGCCCCTCCGGCACGCCGTGCTTCTGGACGTGGTGGAGCACCGCCGTCTTCAGGCCGGAGAAGGACACGTCGAAGTTGTCGCCCGGCAGCGCGCGAGGGAAGCGGATGGCCTCCGGGTCGCCCTTCTGGGCCAGCTCGTCGATGGGCTGTCCGCCCGGGTACGGCAGGCCGAGGATGCGCGCGGTCTTGTCGTAGGCCTCCCCGGCGGCGTCGTCGCGCGTGCGGCCGATGAGGCGGTAGTTCCCGTAGTCGCGCACCTCGTAGAGGCTGGTGTGGCCGCCGGAGACGACGAGCCCCAGGAACGGCGGCGCGGGCGCGTCCTCCAGCAGCCGGATGGCGAGCAGGTGCCCTTCCAGGTGGTTGGCGCCGACGAAGGGCTTTCCGGTGGCGAGGCTCAGGCCCTTGGCCACCTGGAGCCCCACGAGCAGCGCGCCGATGAGGCCGGGGCCGGACGTGACGGCCAGCAGGTCGATGTCGTCCAGCGTCTTGCCCGCGCGGGTGAGGGCTTCGTGGACCACCGGCATCACCTGGACGATGTGATTGCGGCTGGCCAGCTCCGGCACGACGCCGCCCCAGCGGCGATGGATGTCCACCTGCGTGGAGACGACGTCCGA
This window encodes:
- the panC gene encoding pantoate--beta-alanine ligase; the encoded protein is MAPHVLRTVPEVKAWVSTLQQEGRSLALVPTMGFLHEGHVSLMREGGRRADVVAASIFVNPTQFGPREDLARYPRDFEGDLGKCASAGVTAVFAPEPAAMYPPGYQTYVDVTEVSQGLCGERRPGHFRGVATIVTQLLSLFRPKVALFGEKDYQQLQVIRALNRDLHLGADIVGMPTVREADGLAMSSRNAYLSAEERQRALALSKGIRAAQALLAAGTRDTGALVEAARRELKAADLREDYVEVRDAGTLSPLGTVAPGQTARMLVAAFSGATRLIDNMPLAG
- the panB gene encoding 3-methyl-2-oxobutanoate hydroxymethyltransferase codes for the protein MKDKVTIHTLKRLKQSGQKICMVTAYDATFARILDEGGADVLLVGDSLGMVIQGQESTLPVTMDQMVYHSAAVSRGAKRAHVVGDLPFMSYQVSTQEAVRNAGRLVAEGNVGSVKLEGGAEFADTVRAIVRASIPVMGHLGLTPQSVHKMGGYVVQGRDEDAARRMLDDALALEAAGAYALVLEGVPLELARTITQSLKIPTIGIGAGKHCDGQVLVCYDLLGMNPDFKPKFVKRFANLHGNITEAAGTFFSEVRGGSFPDEEHSFKATKGIRLVTPTPVTPDAEAPGEPVEKVGGIYGAPV
- a CDS encoding deoxynucleoside kinase, which codes for MDHRYIVVEGPIGVGKTSLTNLLTERLGSRRILEVVEENPFLSSFYADRQKFAFQTQVFFLLSRFRQQQELFQQDLFRAVTVSDYLFAKDRIFANLTLASDELALYDRVFEALGPRVPQPDLVIYLQAQLDVLLHRIKKRGREFERKFDAGYLESLTHAYNDFFAHYADTPLLVVNTSDIDFVHNEADREDLMEAIQSAKSGVQHYVPRSSRRG
- the rsmA gene encoding 16S rRNA (adenine(1518)-N(6)/adenine(1519)-N(6))-dimethyltransferase RsmA; protein product: MESPRDILKRHGLRAKHSWGQNFLGDPDALQSIADALALREGEPVVELGPGLGHLTRFLAATGARVTAVERDRDMVAVLEKEAIPGVRVVPGNAATVDFAQVAGAPDIALVGNLPYHLTSPILFQVLAQRAHISRAVFTLQKEVVVRLAAEPGNRDYGLLTVLLGLHFDVEQVLTLEAWRFHPPPKVDSAVLRLTRLSKPRAPLVDEARFTRLVKAGFAQRRKTLINSLKSDKGLAPPEVLLAALQTAGVDPGRRAETLAPEEFAAIERALGPVAATTPPPPDAPEDAEGDGAE
- the tsaD gene encoding tRNA (adenosine(37)-N6)-threonylcarbamoyltransferase complex transferase subunit TsaD, encoding MLVLGLETSCDETAAAVVEDGRRVLSDVVSTQVDIHRRWGGVVPELASRNHIVQVMPVVHEALTRAGKTLDDIDLLAVTSGPGLIGALLVGLQVAKGLSLATGKPFVGANHLEGHLLAIRLLEDAPAPPFLGLVVSGGHTSLYEVRDYGNYRLIGRTRDDAAGEAYDKTARILGLPYPGGQPIDELAQKGDPEAIRFPRALPGDNFDVSFSGLKTAVLHHVQKHGVPEGQALHDLCASFQEAVADVLSKKLVAAARRLGHTQLVLCGGVAANSRLRALCKARAEERGLRMFLPPVRLCTDNGAMIAVAGYEAWRRGLRGDFRLAADPAWRME